The nucleotide sequence AAGACTGTATGTTCATGCAGTAATTATTTTTGACTgattattgtgtgtttgtgtgtgtagatAAATCTTGTTTCAATAGCCTGTTTAACTATGAAGACATGCTGGAAGTCACACAGCATTTCTCCGTTCTGCATGTGGATGCTCCAGGACAGCAGGAAAACGCCCCCGTTTTCCCCACAGGGTATctagcaaacacacacacacacacacacacacactactgctGCATGGCCactttttatgaaaacattcaaaaacgTCAGCCAGAACATGCTAGTAAATTCATGGTTTTTCATCCTATGCTATCAGATTACTGTTAGGAAGCATTGATTGTGAACTGCACAACTGATTTTTCAACACCAACCCCACTGAAATGAGAATGAGGTCACAGAGGTCACAGTTGGGTCACAGGCATACATGAAATCACTTGTAAAAAATcctatttcttaatttaaatatttgctaAAGTTACTCCTAAAAAACTAACCCCTTAgtatttttactatttgttaaaaagatgtaaaaatgatcgcatatattaataaaaaacatctaaaatggtATTTAAACGATAGTTTATAAAACTTCATTAATTTAAAATCTTTCCTGTGCTTTTTATGCAGAACAGccttcaattatttatttagaacCATTTCAAACTAAATTGTAATTGTAAAATGTTATTTGAGCAGTTTTAGGAATGTATCTTTGTGATTTTTACATAGTTTTCAGCTGTTCCTGGTTGTGGATGTACTTAGAGAAAggctttttcaataaaaagttgagaacatggaagaaaaaataattagcaAAGAGAATAAAGTCTTTTCTGAGGAAACTGAGGATGATCAGTTTGCCTAGAATAAACCAGTTTTCAGCGGGAACTTGTTGATCAGAATCTTATACTTCTGTTTAGGTTCAGAAAAAGAAGTGGCCAAATAAAATCAACTGGACTAACCTAAAACATAGAAAGCAAATGACGAATTCTCTGCAGTTACTGAATCAAACGTGTGTCTTTGTCCACAGAATttccttaatattttttaacagaCAAGAGATTGTAGTCCTTTAAGAGTTATGAGGAAATCGTGACGCTCCTATGCTAATTGTAAATGTGGAAACATGCAGATAAACATCAGAAATTAGGGAGTAACACACTGACGCCTCATGGACATGTGTGCAGGTATCAGTATCCCACTATGGATGAGCTGGCTGAGATGCTGCCCTCCGTCCTGACACAGCTTCAGTAAGTCTGCTTGGCTCTCCTCTTTAAAGTGAAGCGTGCTGTTCATGAACAGCTCCACTCTGATGTGTTTGTGTCGTCAGGATTAAGAGCGTGATCGGTATTGGAGTTGGGGCTGGAGCGTACATCCTCACCAGACTGGCTGTGAGTAAACGGATGGCACTGAGTCACAACAGATTTATTCCTCACATTTCTCCTTCTGGCTGAACTTTGTTGTCTTCTTCCAGCTGAATGAGCCCGGTTTAGTTGAGGGTTTAGTTCTGATCAACGTCGACCCGTGTGCTAAAGGCTGGGTGGACTGGGCTGCCTCCAAGGTAACTCTCACACCGTATGTGGTCAAAGTGCAGTGAGgtctcaaaataaaagcagatctTTTGTGCAGTTGAGCGGCTGGACGAGCAACCTGGTGGACATCATCATGGGCCACCACTTCAGCAGTGTAAGGACCAAACAATATTCATAGAAAGCATAGCTCAGTCAGGTTCATGTGTCAGCCCTCACTTAGAGTTTGCCATCTGTGTACAGGATGAGTTAACAGAGAACAAAGAGATCATCCAGACGTACCGACTCCACATTTCTCAGGACGTCCCCCAGGAGAACCTGGCCATGTTCTACAACAGCTATGACAGGTGGTCCTCAGCAGGCTCAGATCTGCACCCGTTTCCATGATTCGGGTCTGCATCTTGAATAAAAGcgtgtttctgtttgtgttagCCGGACGGAGTTGCAGATGGAGCGGCCTGTAGCTGGTCTCAATGAAAACACTGTCACCACCCTCAGGTATGTTGCCCTGTCCGCTGACTCAGGTCATGTGACTCGTCTGCTGGGGCTCAATGTGTGTTTCTCAGGTGTCCTGCCCTGCTGGTGGTCGGAGACACATCACCTGCTGTCGATGCTGTGGTTAGTGCCTGttttgtttccatgacaacagccACCATTACATTCCACATGGTGTTAAAGGCAGTGTGTGCTTTGTGTTGCCCTACAGGTGGAGTGTAACTCCAGAATGAATCCTACCAAGACCACCCTGCTTAAGGTACCAGTTTGTCCTCTTCAAACACATCTGACTTTTATGCAGTGAGCTGTTTTCtgacacagaaaacaaatacccactatgataaaaaaaaagtgttttaggtgtttttaacaagattttgtttcatttttgtgacAATTGAGGGCATGAATTAGGAGAATTAAggttaaaattggatttttgagtctttattcaaattgtggtgaatcaggaaaagaaaaaacattaatttgaaaaagagcgtatttggtAACACAGAAAataagccacaagctccctgctctgctccattctgatgcatttactcacagacaaatagatccatgaacgtctttgtcttcctcctctgagctggaatctggatttaaactgtacggctggatagctccaacacaGCTCACCATtattgttgcaccgctaatgttaggctgggggtgtgagtgagtgtaagctagcaggagagcatgtaaacagagggcTCTCAgcaataggaggggaagggcagggtggggttgctctggaGTTGTgctcaacagtcccgcccaaaactcagaggtaaatctctaatgaactcctgctgctctgcagaaactatgtcaagaaaacgacacaggttttctgatttgAGATAGAaccggcataatcataattgaaagaccactgtgaaAGCTTTAACATAAGATCgtgagatgattggagtgagactttaaaccCACCATCAGTGCTGAACaccttaaaaaaatactcagagaaCAGGAGTTACAACGTAAACCTTCCTGTTAGGAAACAGTGAACTTGCTGCTTGACCTTCTTGGTAGATTTACTTAATTTCACCACAGCTGCATTACACTCTAAAAATAGTCTAGCAGATTTTCTATTGTACAGAATGTGGGTATTTTCAGTGCAAAATGTGCTATTCTGTGTCTTTCCACTAGATGGCAGACTGTGGAGGCCTTCCTCAGGTTGTTCAGGTGAGTCTTGATAGTTAAGCAGACAGAAGTCTTTCATTCCAGCAGTATGATGTTCTTTCATCCATTTAAAAATGGTCATTTATATCAaataaacttctttttctttgctcttttagcCTGGAAAGCTAGCAGAGGCGTTCAAGTACTTTGTGCAGGGAATGGGCTACAGTAAGTATCTGCAGAGACTCCACTATAGTTAATGCACTGGGTAACAGCATTGATCTGACCTTTTATTTAGCCTCCAGTTAGATGACTTCTATTGTCATAATTGATGTGCTTTTTAGAggctacaatttttttaatgtattattgTTTCTCTCTTTATGCCTTCACACACATTGCCTAAACACAAGCGCTGTGCAACAACAGTAACTActgttacatggacaaaagtaatcctgatcagaataaaaatgcgtcatgtaaacacaccgTTCAGAATACTCTGACCTGAAAATACACATTTGGATCAGAATTTTCTTCCGATCGAGATTGGTgagttatgccgattgttgatccgatcgtggtgcATGTAAACGGTGTATTCCGTCCGGCCGCTCTGCGTGAGCgagctgcaggactcaggagaaccgtgtctcctggGAGAAGTGTGCCTcagagcagaggagcggctttaAGACGCTGTGTGAGCCGGCAGAGGCGGCTTTTcaatgcagaaatgctgcacagtcctgagaaaccgtgtaaacaatcatgtaaatttgtgtttccaatcgTTTCCAGACGATAAAGGCTGAAGTTTCTCCCACATATCAACGTTCagtcaagatgcagattgcggcattgaccgcatggattttaactgcatccaaagctaaatgttgttgttgacaCCTATcgacctaaccctaacccctctTCCGGGTCCATGCGgtcaagaataaagcactggccgcacatatttagaaaattatgagcgaacaggcacatAATAATAACCAtagcaataataaaagcacattaagaAGATCATCTCACTCTATCACCGCAGCTTTGTATGTTTACAACTGTATCTTCATCTATGGCCGTTTCCAGTATTTTAGACAGTTCTATGtatgtcaaaatgatttattctgatccaaagtgtgtaaatgtttgttataatcggatacAGTTTTTCTGGACCCATGTACACAGATCAATtgtaatccgatctttgatccgatcaaagacattttgctcATGTAACCGTGGCTACTGTAGCAAAAGTCTAGGATTCATTTTTAGATATTCTCAACATTATCAAAATcttgtatgtttgtgtttttgttcttattttacttcagaaaacataaaaaaaatgaaatacattttagcATAGTTTGTTATTATCATTATCTCTAAACTACAAAGGTTAGTCTAATGTCTTAACCCAGCGGTCGACAACcagcggctccggagccgcatgcggctctttcctccctg is from Oryzias latipes chromosome 7, ASM223467v1 and encodes:
- the LOC101163152 gene encoding protein NDRG3 isoform X1; this encodes MEELHDVQLTEIKPLLTGQNGRNLQDFDCQEHDVETAHGVLHVTMRGVAKGNRPTILTYHDIGLNHKSCFNSLFNYEDMLEVTQHFSVLHVDAPGQQENAPVFPTGYQYPTMDELAEMLPSVLTQLQIKSVIGIGVGAGAYILTRLALNEPGLVEGLVLINVDPCAKGWVDWAASKLSGWTSNLVDIIMGHHFSSDELTENKEIIQTYRLHISQDVPQENLAMFYNSYDSRTELQMERPVAGLNENTVTTLRCPALLVVGDTSPAVDAVVECNSRMNPTKTTLLKMADCGGLPQVVQPGKLAEAFKYFVQGMGYMPTAGMTRLVRSRTHSASSISSTDGVRSRSATNTLADGAGCAAPERTEVQTIEMTA
- the LOC101163152 gene encoding protein NDRG3 isoform X2; the protein is MSNSLDLHQISCSLGVGVEHDVETAHGVLHVTMRGVAKGNRPTILTYHDIGLNHKSCFNSLFNYEDMLEVTQHFSVLHVDAPGQQENAPVFPTGYQYPTMDELAEMLPSVLTQLQIKSVIGIGVGAGAYILTRLALNEPGLVEGLVLINVDPCAKGWVDWAASKLSGWTSNLVDIIMGHHFSSDELTENKEIIQTYRLHISQDVPQENLAMFYNSYDSRTELQMERPVAGLNENTVTTLRCPALLVVGDTSPAVDAVVECNSRMNPTKTTLLKMADCGGLPQVVQPGKLAEAFKYFVQGMGYMPTAGMTRLVRSRTHSASSISSTDGVRSRSATNTLADGAGCAAPERTEVQTIEMTA
- the LOC101163152 gene encoding protein NDRG3 isoform X3, giving the protein MEELHDVQLTEIKPLLTGQNGRNLQDFDCQEHDVETAHGVLHVTMRGVAKGNRPTILTYHDIGLNHKSCFNSLFNYEDMLEVTQHFSVLHVDAPGQQENAPVFPTGYQYPTMDELAEMLPSVLTQLQIKSVIGIGVGAGAYILTRLALNEPGLVEGLVLINVDPCAKGWVDWAASKLSGWTSNLVDIIMGHHFSSDELTENKEIIQTYRLHISQDVPQENLAMFYNSYDSRTELQMERPVAGLNENTVTTLRCPALLVVGDTSPAVDAVVECNSRMNPTKTTLLKMADCGGLPQVVQPGKLAEAFKYFVQGMGYIPHLSLKHTSGQSGIWTPDMI